AACGTTGGTGCCTGTGGATTTTCCTCTTGTTGGGtaatactgctagttttaccctaccctgtgcctgtttggtgcattctcttcccctccttattgttttattatgattttattagaatgtaagcctatgcggcagggtcttggtatttactgttttactctgtacagcaccatgtacattgatggtgctatataaataaataataataataatcctatgcatgcatacatacatacttgTTAGCAAGCCCAGTGCAATCATGACATTTTCCTCTGAATATGTCTGGATATTGTCAGACGGTGCCACAGCTAGAAATGTTCAGAAAACATTTGCCCTTGGGGAGCAGCATGCTTCATGCAATATTTCTAAACTCATGCTCCATTACACCCCTGCAAGGAAACTGAAAGGAGCAGGGCCGCATTTCAGCTTTGGGTTTGAAAGAAGTTAGCTCATTCACGGGGACTGGGAAgggggggtggggttggagctCGCTTGAAATTTGGTCTGACTGAGCTCTTAATGAGCTTctgtgccacccccaccccgtggaGGGGGGACGGCTTAAAACCACCCCAATTCGGGAGGAAAGCCCCCActcccttctcttccctctggctgcaAACACTGCTTCCCACCCTTCTGGTCGCGGGACTCGCTCTTGAGCAGCGTCCCGTGGCGGGGGGATATTATAAGCCGCCGCTCCGCCGGGGGGCGCTGTCTCCTCTCAGGTGTCCTCTCAACGCGCAGGCTTTTCGCGTGGTTGGGCTCGCCTTCCTCCCCCTCGGTCGCGCGGCTCGCTCCGGCCGAAAGGGGGAAATGGGCTCGCAGCGGGTCGAGCTGGGCTTCGTGGAAGAGGACGCGGCTGCTTGGCGGCTGCGCAGCGACCAGTTCCCCTGCAAGGTCGGTGGGAGGCCGGCTTGGCTGGGCGAGGCCGGCTTGCCGGGCCCTGCCGAGCTCCGGTGCGGCGTGTGCGGGCAGCCGTGCGCGTTCCTGCTACAGCTCTACGCGCCTTTGCCGGACCGGACCGACGCCTTCCACAGAAGCCTCTTCCTCTTCGGCTGCCGCCAGCCCGCCTGCTACCGCCCCGCCGGCCCCGCCCCGGGCAGCCTGAGAGGTACGGAAGCGAGTGGCTCGCTGTGGCGACCCGTCTGTTCTGGTGTCAGTCTGGGGCCGTGGCTGGACAACCGGGTAccctccaggtggtttggactacagctcccatcagccccagccagtatggccagtaggcaggaattatgggggtgtagttgaaaacatctggacggcaccagtcTAGTCTTAAACCTTTATATTTTATCGTGTTGTAGGTTTTAATTGTTCCGATCCCGCTAGAGagttttagctattgggcggtataagaaaTGACATAAATAAAGGCGCTAGCAATTACAAAAATGTTGCCACTCTTTCAGAGTTAATCATTTACTTGTGTGTTTTTCACTTGGAAGTTTTtaggaatcagttaccaaggaaGAATGATACTTACTCTTACGATCCCCCGCCTGAAGAGCCACCCTTAAAAGAGCTGCCTTGTGTAAATCTGCAGCTAAAATGTGGAGCTCAGCTGTGCAGAGTCTGTGGGTGTTTGGGTCCCAAAACCTGCTCCAGATGTCACAAGGCTCATTATTGTAGCAAAGACCACCAGGTTCTGGATTGGACAGCAGGACATAAGGCATCATGTTCACAGGCTGGTAAGTGATTTGAAATATGCATGATTGCAGAACAAGTAATACATAAGGGGTACATTAAAATTGAGTGTGTAGACCAATGAAAAGTTGCAATTGGATTTTATGTTCATTGTCACTCTAATCCTGAGCTTACTTCCACTGAAATAGGTTTAAGAGTAAAGTGCCAGCTCTGCTGAAGTTGGTGGGACTAAACCCAAGTCCAAATGctctaatgcagtggttcccaaagtgggcggtattgcccccttggaggcggtgggattgcataggggggcgttaagcggcaaagggacagcaggggggtgctaacagggggcactaacaggcaaaggggcagcaggggtccgcttgaggtggtctctccagaaggtcctaaaacccagggaacgagcaggaaagagcggcaaattcagctgctctccccacaccgctcctgctcaggaaggtctttctcactcacgcagccgctctctcctcctacctcaagcccacagcggccccaccagaagtagggggtgggggaagcgcccacaggaggcagcagagcaggaaagagcggcgaattcagctgctctgcccactcctcCTGCCTAGGAgcgcccagggcttctttcctgctggagctaCTGCCGcctgctcgctccctccctccttccctctgccaGAGCTGCTCTCTTTTACAAGCTGCCCGGCAAACCTCTcgcaatagttgctgcacaaggcgggagcagcagccttgcagcggagaggaaggagcacgtggaggacggcgggcggcagagcagcttccaaaaacagcagtcagccggcaggctgggtggggagcaggactgcttgtgctgctgcaaggcatcaccaggctcccttcccccgtcAGGAGTTGCagtttggggccatctcccctctgagctgctgccctcctgtcctaatcagcccagcagctattgtggggcatggagggggggggcgttggagggagagagagagagagagagagagagatgctatgtGTCTCTTtatgtgctcccaccccccaaaaaatctggactacaacaggattgggagagaaaagaaaagggggagggagagagaattgcaattccccaggtccttcccggctaaagaagattcagcagcacctttttccagaatgcttgctgaaagaattcctatctgcccttgcttatttcagggtgtccaaccccctttttccaAGCGTTcgtttggtaaacatggtatgtgtgtatcttgtgtcaccataaaaacagagctccagcacaatcctaagtatgtctactcagaagtaagccccactgagatcaatagaacttactctgaggtaaatgtgcataggattcagcctgaaaacgaagagagggtgaagacaggagaaaatgaattgtagaaatagaatagcaaggtaactgtgggatatttagccatatttaaagacaataagtacagtaaaattagtgcccctctacttcagtcccagccaggttttccataggaaaactctgtaccaggtggcagataattatttttaaattttaattaaaatacattatcctttcctataacaaaatggtgcttactcctaagtaagtgtgttccactcaagaaggaaatcctatttgattcctgtattcatgctagtgtgacatgataagttaaaggcacaattttatgcatgtttagacagaaaaaagtccttcaactcctagaatcccctctaaatgggaagcacccgccccaggcttgccgagggagggagggaaaagagagcgaatgcctctgtttgcagccagcgtggcagggcacaccagttggattttgaataaggtattcaattaattgttatggttttgaattttattgttattatcttccttagcgggtcgttgaaaaccgctattctgaataatgatttttatagtgtagggtagggggcgctgggcatgagtttgtggaaccaagggggctgTGACCTGAAaaaatttgggaaccactgctctaatgcATTCTATATGGGCACACTTTCAAAAGCTGGATGTTCTACAGACACCTGCTCTCTGCACCATGCTTTCCTTGGTCCTCTGCTAGCATCTCTACTAGAGTTGTAAGCAATTTCATAGTATCAGTTGACACATGGGGAGAAGCTGTATAACTGCATGGGTCTAGTATCATTCCTGCTTCTAGAGGTTTAAagaaatacattataaaatgGAGGCAAAGTAGCTTTGTTTTGAAAACTGGAGACTGTTATGTGCTTAcagccttgttcagaagacaccttaaactacggctttagccatagcgaataaggctttttcacACAAATAAGATGCATGTGTAAGAGCAGGGCCATCCTATTGGCAATCAGggtttttttattcttattttgaagGAGGAGGTTAAGTGCTCTGCCTTCTCAGTGGCCTGCCAGTAAGCCCAGCAActacttcctcctttcctttcctgcaccTCTTATACTGTATGAAATTATTTGTGTGGGGAGATAAAGAACAGGTGAGTGAGCAAGAGATGATGGATCTTCCTCCTGCCATTCTTACACTCCTTGCCATTCTCTCAAGCTTTTCCCCAGTGAGTGCAGATAGAGAGCAATccttattatttgttacatttgtatactaccccatagccgaagctctctgggcggttcacataagcaGTAAGATGCATGTGTAAGAATAGTGGACAGTATCTAATCCTGCACACACGAGTGGGATCTACTGTTAGCACAATGGGTATCTAACAGTTCCTGAAGTGAGCGGAAATGCTGGTTTCCAGAATGGTGTCGGTCGGTGGAGCTTGCAAAAGGGAGTTCCTCAGGGCTGTTCTGTTGCAAAAATgagtgtttctgttcatttctgtGGTACCTTGCGGAAGAGTCAAGTACCTGTTGTGCTTGTGGGTGGATCCTGTGAGTGCAACAAAACCAGCAGAAGTGCACTGTaagtactggatactgcccagtgtgtTATAACTTTTTCTAAATAAGAAATACAAGGGAGGCTGAGACATAGTGCTGTGTAAAGAATAGAATTTCTTCCTTCAATTGCCCTTTATATTTGTCTTCTCCAATCCCTCCTCTTAGTAGTTTCAGTAAGGatgaaggagggagaaagaaggTATGCAATTGGAGGCAGCTCAGGTTCCTCCAGCTGCTAGCCTGCGATATTCTGATATGTATAGAAAGTTATATATGCTTTTGACCTTCATAGCACCAAATTACTGCTAATGTAAGTTTAAGGTATCCTTTTTACAGTTTCTAAAGCATtgggaactagggtgaccatatggaaaggaggacagggctcctgtatctttaacagttatatagaaaagggaatttcagcaggtgtaatttgtatgcatgcagcacctggtgaaatttcctcttcaccacaatagCTAAAggtgctggagccctgccctcttttgtagtgaccagatacaaaagagagcaaggctcctgcacttttaactgttgtgatgaagagggaatcttaccaggtgctacatgcatacaaatgacacctgctgaaattccctttttttatacaggagccctgtcctcctttccatatggccaacCTACTGGGATGTAGATGCTGTCACAAGTGGTCAATTAAACTGATTCAATATAATGGGCAGTTTTCTATGTATGCATCTTCTTTGGAAATAAGAGTTTGTTGGCTTGTCTTTATTTCCTCCCACTATTCTATTCTATATTTGTTGTCAGTTTTAAATTTTGCCCCCTGACCCAAGAGCATTTTAAAATAGGCTTAATGTACAATACAAAATGTGAATATGGAAAAAACGTTGGGTTCTTGTTTTGTAGATCAGCTGAATATTGCGATTCCAGATCATAAGTTTCTTTTTCCTGAGTACGAAATTGTAAGAGAGCCTGAGGAAACAGACTCGTCCAATATTAATGAAAAAAAGCAGGAAGATCTGGAGAAAAATGAAGAA
This sequence is a window from Elgaria multicarinata webbii isolate HBS135686 ecotype San Diego chromosome 4, rElgMul1.1.pri, whole genome shotgun sequence. Protein-coding genes within it:
- the PDCD2 gene encoding programmed cell death protein 2, whose protein sequence is MGSQRVELGFVEEDAAAWRLRSDQFPCKVGGRPAWLGEAGLPGPAELRCGVCGQPCAFLLQLYAPLPDRTDAFHRSLFLFGCRQPACYRPAGPAPGSLRVFRNQLPRKNDTYSYDPPPEEPPLKELPCVNLQLKCGAQLCRVCGCLGPKTCSRCHKAHYCSKDHQVLDWTAGHKASCSQADQLNIAIPDHKFLFPEYEIVREPEETDSSNINEKKQEDLEKNEESTPADETSESLDVNFLEAMAKHETQDDKIFQKFKERISLEPEQVIRYCRDGGGPIWISGKNIPQEADIPNCSCSGKRIFEFQVMPQLLSHLKVDSLVESIDWGTLAIYTCDENCNLGSHYTEEFIWKQDISSSV